CACAGGATTGGGTGCTTACAGCAGCCCATTGTGTAGAAGGAaggtatgtgtgttttttttttgtaataatgttcgttaaaaaaaatggaaaccaGTGCCGAGGTTCTTCCGAGTATGTGTGTAACGTTATAAAGAATTATAATGTAGGATATCTCGAACTAAGTATTATACTGGCATATTCAAACACGACGGAAGAGGTTAAACGCCCACTGTAGCTGATTCGGATTGTTTAAAGATATCAAGACATGTATTCTAATACGCTTTTTTATAAGACACCAAACATTTAGGTCGGTGTAAATGCGTTTTTATACTACTAACACGACGAAGAAGTTACATGTCCCGTGTGCTTAGACGTGAATTATCTGCGATTTCTGGTGTGTGAATTTAGTGTAACACCATTCTATTATAGTATTTCGATTATGAGACATGCAACGTGGCCtttttgttacatatttcatgtcaaaaattgaaattatctTAATACGAAATTAAGCTTAGATGGGACAGGCCGCGGAGAAAGCCATTAGagaaaattaaaagtttaaacttttgcttgtaaTATGTTGACATTATACGGCCATATTTACCTTTTTATCGCAGAACTCCATCATCACTGGCAATAGTGGTTGACCTTCACGATTATACTAACCCAGGGAACTACATTTGGTTTGACATTGAAGATATTATCATGGTAAGCCTCATATACTGCATCACTCATCCGCTTGTCATATATCTATTAACATGGTGCATTgaaatcatattttatctattgCTGCTTACTGATCAATCGCTTTACGATTTTCACTTTCAATATAAATCTAATTTAACCTGTTTATACTCACTTGATAACTACAGTATATTAACTATTCTGGCGTAGCAACATCATTTACTGTTCAGTCAATATTTGCGCCATCTTGTGGACAGGGCCTGGGCTACCATGTAAGTTTGGCAGTTCTAGAAACAAATGACAAaggagcggaattcatataagttttaagtagcttgttttccaatccattcgaataatattttctttgtttgtttgtactattttgattgatgtatgtcttttcatcaaactttgttaatttaaatgtactactcatgtttgtaaaaaaaattgtggaaataaatacagtttaaaccaaaTGGCAAAGGCATTTTTTGTAGGAATTGGCGTCTATTGGGGCCTATTTAGTAGATTATTTACAATAAAGTTTTTACTACCAAAAGGAccggcccgcccgcttagctcagtagggagagcgttggtctacggatcgcggggtcgtgagttcgatccccgggcggggcttatgttctccgtgacgatttgataaaagacattgtgtctgcaatcattcgtcctccacctctgattcatgtggggaagttggcagttacttgcggagaacaggtttgtactggtacagaacccaggaacactggttaggttaactgcccgccgttacatgactgaaatactgttgaaaaatggcgttaaacccaaaacaaccaaccaaccaaaaggacatttgcaaaacaactggattacctgccccttaatTGCTACTAGTAAACGCAGGGAACCAGGCTACTGACATTACAGCATTCTTTTCTGGTACTGTTGCTGTAGTTGGCGGCATATCCaaatactgatttttatttctataatttttcCCTCTTTTTGTTgtcaaacaatttacaatatgTCAAACATAAGTCTGAAATATCTTTTCATAGGTTTTTGTTCGTGCCGATTCAGTTTATAGCGACatcatttaaaacaatgaaaagaaCATAGAAAATTCATAAAAACAGTTTCATATCGTTACTACTTTAGAAGACTTGCAGGCAGTCATAAGGATAAAACTCATCTCTTTACGTATTTATCTGAAAAGCTATTTTTCTAGAAAAGTTTTTAAATCAAAggtctcacccccccccccccccccccccccccccccccccccttcaaaaAAAGTCTTAGTTTAAACAAGACTTgacatgtacaaaataaaaactatCAACCACACTTGTGAAAGAACTTTTGACGACTGgtcactttcacatttctttcatAAATACCTGTTCTTTGCATAATAAATACGTAAATCTGCTTTCTAATCGTTTGTTCTAtaccatataatatatatattttaatattaaaagcaCAACAACTACAACCAAGGATCTGGGGGATTTCCGAATGACGTTGCTCTTCTTAGGCTTAAACCCAATGGACAAGACATCACAAAGAACATAATCAAAATAGCAAGCGGAACAAATGACTATGCAGGTCAAATCTGCACCATCAGTGGATGGGGTGTAAAAGGTACTTAAAATCTTTGAGAAATTATACGAGTgcaaacactgaaaaaaaaaacattttcgtcTAAACATATGCATCGGTATATAAATTAATTACCGGTATTTTATGAttgtttttccctatatttattgtaatatttcaatacGCCATGCAGGTtctcattctaaaaataatggaTTCGGGCTTTTTAGAGCCTGTGCAATGTACCCCCCTTTGTTTTTCTCAGTGATGCATACTTTCAGTTGTAATAATTTTGCAGTCGAATTAAAAAAGGGTTTGCTAGGCTCTTTTTATGGCCAAGTTAGAATTGAACCCTGATTATCATTGGCGAGTAAAACTTATAACCTAAAACACAAGTTATCATTGTAAAGTGTTGAAATcgaaaaaaacccttttatagccgagttaaaaagaaattacaagatacatgtataacaaaaatgtatgaactaaataaaattgtaaacCTGTAATAACTTACAGTTGATGGGTCGGGTGCTTCAAAAACTAAAGGAAAGCTGACGTGTCTGTACTAAGCAAGAGCCAATGTGTGAGCTACTGGGGAAGCAAAAACATCCTAAATCAACATATCTGTGTGAAAGGTTATGATACAGCCGAAGGAAGTGGATCTTGCAATGTTAGTAATTCTCGTACACATTTATTTACAATGCGCTAGTTACACCTCTTTTATGCAAGGACCTAATGATGCACTCACTTAAAGAAAGACtaattcatgttttgtttttactttttgtcaAAGAAATCGGCGATTACCTTTATTATTTTACCTTTAGTATCGTCGAATATAAAAAACAAgcatgaagattttttaaatccAGAATGTTTAATATCATTTATAACTGATATTAACTTATAAACTCAGAACTCCTCCAAACGTTTGCCAACAATCATACACTGACTTTTTGTCCATTGAAACAGGGTGACAGCGGCGGTCCTTGGTCTGCGGAAATGAACTAGTTGGTGTGACGTCCTGGGATTCTCCGGTTGCCATGACGGCGGTTGTGACATATCCTAGTGTTTATGGTCTTTGTCACGTCATTTTATGATGGATCAATAGCAACTGTGGAACTGCAACCTCTAAACAATTTATGTAaatgttgtta
The sequence above is a segment of the Mercenaria mercenaria strain notata chromosome 3, MADL_Memer_1, whole genome shotgun sequence genome. Coding sequences within it:
- the LOC128555933 gene encoding fibrinolytic enzyme, isozyme C-like, which translates into the protein MVLVASSIRAQHQEDSARTAVVASDEAGSRTLSKPMGVSRIINGIEATPYELPHQAALLSIGATGGSHMCGGSVIAQDWVLTAAHCVEGRTPSSLAIVVDLHDYTNPGNYIWFDIEDIIMHNNYNQGSGGFPNDVALLRLKPNGQDITKNIIKIASGTNDYAGQICTISGWGVKVDGSGASKTKGKLTCLY